CGCCACCGACTACGTGGAGAAGTCGTGGCCCATCAGCTACGGCGGGCGCGGCGGCACCTACGACTTCGAGGGCACCCGCAAAGTGGCCTACCCCCGCGACGGCTTCATCTGGGACTACTGCCAGCGCGCGGGCCTGAGCTACCGCACCTACGGCGAGTTTGCGGACTACGGCAAAACCCCGCTTAAGTCGCTGCGTGGGCACGTGTGCGCCCGGTCGCCGGGCTTCAACCTGGACGTGACCGACCAGGAGCGGGTGCGCGTCTGGGCGCAGGATTTTGACTCGTTGCTGGCCAAAAACGCGGTGCCGCAGTTCAGCACCATCCGCCTCAGCAACGACCACACCAGCGGGCAGCGGCTGGGCAAGGTGAGCCCGACGTCGGCCGTGGCCGACAACGACCTGGCCCTGGGCCGGCTGGTGGAGCACTTGTCGCAGAGCGCCATTTGGGGCGAGTCGGTGGTGTTTGTGCTGGAAGACGACGCCCAGAACGGCCCCGACCACATCGACGCGCACCGCTCGCCGGCCTTTGTCATCGGGCCGCACGTGCGGCACGGGGCCGTAGACCACACCCTCTACACCACGGCCGGCGTGATGCGCACGATAGAATTGCTGCTGGGCCTACCCCCCATGAGCCAGTACGATGCCGCCGCCCGGCCGCTGTTTGGCGTCTTTCAAGCTACCCCCAACCCGGCCCCCTACCAGGCCAAACCCAACCAAGTGCCCCTCGATACCCGCAACACCGCCTGGAACCGCAGCGCCGAGCGCTCGGCCAAATTCGACTTTGCCCACGAAGACGAAGTGCCCGATTTAGACCTTAATGAGGTAGTCTGGAAGTCGGTGCGTGGCGAAAATTCGGCGATGCCCGCGCCCCGGCGCGGCGCGTTTTTGCAGCTCACGCCCAAGCGCGATGATGATTAAGAGTAGGGTGCGGGGCTTGTCCCCGCCCGGCGTTGAACAAGTTGGGCGGGTTTTGGGCAACGATGGGCGGGGGCAAGCCCCGCACCCTACTTCGTGGTGAGTTGGCGCGACGCCCGCCCAACCCTACCCCCCCGCCGGCCCGTAAAGCAGCCAGCTTCTGCCTTTCAGGAAGCCCCCAGCTCCTTTTCCATGCTACTCTCTTATTCCCGCCTGACGTGCCTGGGCTTGCTGGGCGGCGGCCTGTTACTCGCGGCCTGCGACAAAGACAGCGATACCACGCCCACCACCGTACTGCCGGCGGCCGTGACGTTTACTAAGCCCGGCCTCTACCCCGAAGGGATGCAGTACGACGACGACCGGCATCATTTTCTGGTCAGCTCGCAGACGGCCGGGGCCGTGGGCCAGGTGAATGATTCAGCTCAATACAAGGTCTTTGCCGACGACCCGCAGCTGATTTCGAGCATCGGGCTGCACCTCGACGTGGCCGGCGGCCGCCTGCTCGTGGCCGTGTCGGACCCTGGCTACAATGCCACCCGCACCAGCGCCGCCACCAAGGGTAAGCTCGCGGCCGTGGCTATTTTCAACCGCGTCACCGGGACTAAAACTGGTTACGTGGACCTCGGCGGCCTGCGCCCGAACTACCCCGCGCACTTCGCCAACGACATTGCGGTCGATGGGGATGGTAATGCCTACGTCACCGATAGCTACGCCCCGATTATCTATAAGATTGATACCAAGGGCGTGGCTTCAGTTTTTCTGGAAGACCCCAGCCTGCAAGCGCCGGCCGGCATGTTTGGCCTCAATGGCATTGTGTATAATCCGAATGGCTACCTGCTCGTGGCGAAGTCGGACGTGGGCGCGCTTATTAAAGTGCCGCTAGACAGCCCCAGTAAATTTGCCCAAGTAAAGCTGCTGGCTACGGGCACAATGGCGCTCAACCTGAGTGGCGACGATGGCTTGCAGCTCCTCGACAATGCTACCCTGCTGGCTGCCTGCAACGCGCAGGGCCAGGTGTACCGCCTGGCCAGCACCGACAACTTTGTGACCGTGAGCGGCACGGGTAGCTTCGCTACCGGCGCGGTGTACCCCACCACG
The genomic region above belongs to Hymenobacter psoromatis and contains:
- a CDS encoding SMP-30/gluconolactonase/LRE family protein; amino-acid sequence: MLLSYSRLTCLGLLGGGLLLAACDKDSDTTPTTVLPAAVTFTKPGLYPEGMQYDDDRHHFLVSSQTAGAVGQVNDSAQYKVFADDPQLISSIGLHLDVAGGRLLVAVSDPGYNATRTSAATKGKLAAVAIFNRVTGTKTGYVDLGGLRPNYPAHFANDIAVDGDGNAYVTDSYAPIIYKIDTKGVASVFLEDPSLQAPAGMFGLNGIVYNPNGYLLVAKSDVGALIKVPLDSPSKFAQVKLLATGTMALNLSGDDGLQLLDNATLLAACNAQGQVYRLASTDNFVTVSGTGSFATGAVYPTTLGRRAGQASYVLYSHLDSLQAMLTPPVKQFQLTKVAF